The segment CTAAAAATAGTTAAAGTTAATGTAGATGAAAACCCAGATTTAGCAGGGGATTATGGAATCATGAGTATCCCTACATTAATTCTTTTCAAAAATGGAGAAGAAGTTGAAACTATTTCTGGATTTATGCCTAAAAATAAATTGATGGAAAAAATTAACCCTAAATTATAATTTAATTAAATAGAAAAATGATATAGAATTCTGAAATTACCAAGGTAATTTCAGAATTTTTTTTGACACTTTTTTATAAAAACACAGGTCATATATATTGAAAGAAACTAAACTTTATTGGGAAAAATAAACAATAAAGTTATTTTGTAAGTTAGAGGAGTGGTAGTGTGAAAATCAAATTTGTTGTGGATAGTACTTGTGATGTTCCTAAAGAATTGGTGGAAAAATACGATATAGCAG is part of the Anaerobranca gottschalkii DSM 13577 genome and harbors:
- the trxA gene encoding thioredoxin; this encodes MSKALEITSANFNQEVLESEVPVLVDFWAPWCGPCKMLSPIIDQLVDEYGDKLKIVKVNVDENPDLAGDYGIMSIPTLILFKNGEEVETISGFMPKNKLMEKINPKL